The stretch of DNA GCGAAACCGCCGATGACGACTGGCTGAAGAAATCCGACCTCGCGGTGCAGTTTCTCGACCGCTACGGCAATCCGATTGGCAGCCGCGGTATCAAGCACAACGACTCGATCCCGCTGGAAGATTTCCCGGACAACCTGATCAAGGCGACGCTCGCGACCGAAGACCGCCGCTTCTACGACCATTTCGGCATCGACTTCCCCGGCACGGCGCGCGCGCTCGTGACCAACGCGCAGGCCGGCGGCGTACGCCAGGGCGGTTCGTCGATCACCCAGCAATTGGCGAAGAACCTGTTCCTGAGCAACGAGCGCACCATCGAGCGCAAGGTGAAGGAAGCGTTCCTGGCGGTCTGGCTGGAGACGCGGCTGACCAAGAACGAGATCTTAAAGCTCTATCTCGACCGCGCCTATATGGGCGGCGGCACCTTCGGCGTCGATGGGGCGGCGCATTTCTACTTCAACAAGTCGGCCCGCGACGTCACTCTCGCGGAATCGGCCATGCTGGCCGGGCTGTTCAAGGCGCCGACCAAATACGCCCCCCACATCAACCTGCCCGCCGCCCGCGCCCGCGCCAACGTCGTGCTCGACAACCTCGTCGATGCCGGCTTCATGACCGAGGGCCAGGTGTTCGGCGCCCGGCGCAACCCGGCGGTCGCCGTCGACCGCCGCGACGAGAACTCGCCGAACTACTACCTCGACTACGCCTTCGACGAGATGCGCAAGCTGGTCGACACGTTCCCGAAATCATATACCGAGCGCGTCTTTGTGGTCCGCACCGCGATCGACATGAACGTGCAGCGCGCCGCCGAGGAAGCCGTCGAAAACCAGCTCCGCCAGTTCGGCCGCGACTATCATGCCACGCAGGCCGCGACCGTGGTCGCCGATCTCGACGGCGGCGTCCGCGCCATGGTGGGCGGCCGCGACTACGGCGCAAGCCAGTTCAACCGTTCGACCGACGCCTACCGGCAGCCGGGCTCCTCGTTCAAACCCTATGTCTACACCACGGCGCTGCTGAACGGTTACAAGCCGTCATCGATCGTGGTCGACGGCCCGGTCTGCATCGGCAACTGGTGCCCGCAGAACTATGGCCACTCCTACTCGGGCTCGGTGACGCTGACGCAGGCGATCACCCGCTCGATCAACGTTGTGCCCGTAAAACTTTCGATTGCGCTCGGCGGCAAGTCGCCTAACCCCGCCAAGGCCGGCCGCGTCAAGATCACCGAGGTGGCGCGGAAGTTCGGCCTCACGGCTCCCCTGCCGGATACGCCGTCGATGCCGATCGGCTCCGACGAAGTCACCGTGCTCGAACACGCGGTCGCCTACGCGACCTTCCCGAACAAGGGCAAGTCGGTGAAACCTCACTCGGTGCTGGAAGTGCGCACCGGCGCCGGCGACTTGGTCTGGCGCTTCGACCGCGACGGCAAGAAGCCGGTGCAAGCCATCCCCGCCTCCGTCGCCGCCGACATGGCGTGGATGATGAGCCACGTCGTCAGCGAGGGCACCGCCCGCCGCGCTGCCCTCGACGGTATTCCGACCGCGGGCAAGACCGGCACCACCAACGCCTATCGCGACGCCTGGTTTGTCGGCTACACCGGCAACTTCACCTGCGCGGTCTGGTACGGCAATGACGATTACTCGCCGACCAACCGCATGACCGGCGGTTCGCTGCCCGCGCAAACCTGGCACGACATCATGCTCGTCGCGCACCAGGGCGTCGAGGTGAAGGAAATCCCCGGCATCGGCATGGGCACGAAACTGCCGCAGCCCGCCCAGCCGGCCAACGTAGCGGCCAACGGCGCGGCACGGGTGCTGGAGACCAAGCCAGGGCCGCCGCCGGTATTGACCAAGCGCGGGGCGGATATTCTGGTGCGCGTCGAAAAGCTGCTCGACGAAGCCGGCAAGGCCGCGGGCAAGACCTCGTCCAACGATCCGAAGCAGCCCGCCAAGCCGGTTACGTCTGGCGCGCTGGCCTTCCCCGAGAACTATATCGCAGCCGCTGGCGACCAGCCTGCACCGGCGCAGCGGAAGAATTAAAAAGTATGATCCGGCAGAATGTTAACCGGCTTTCCTCGGAGCAGATGCGAGGCGTCTGCGCCGTCATGCTCACACAAAAAGAAGCGCTTCAGGTTTCGGATGAAGCCGGTTCAAGCGGAATCTGATGCCGTGAGATTTCGGAGCACTGGCCTGTGCGGCTGATCTTCATCACCTTGCTGGCGTTGGCGCTTGCCACGGCCGTCGGTCTCGGCTCGACCTACATGACGGCGAC from Bradyrhizobium sp. AZCC 1693 encodes:
- a CDS encoding transglycosylase domain-containing protein, with the protein product MRQIVPPHWKQKIRNYFLDLDARIDSTLFSSGKGLRELYERYSTFMDRFYVGRWKRWVFIEPFSEAATIGLGGLIMMLALAIPAFRETADDDWLKKSDLAVQFLDRYGNPIGSRGIKHNDSIPLEDFPDNLIKATLATEDRRFYDHFGIDFPGTARALVTNAQAGGVRQGGSSITQQLAKNLFLSNERTIERKVKEAFLAVWLETRLTKNEILKLYLDRAYMGGGTFGVDGAAHFYFNKSARDVTLAESAMLAGLFKAPTKYAPHINLPAARARANVVLDNLVDAGFMTEGQVFGARRNPAVAVDRRDENSPNYYLDYAFDEMRKLVDTFPKSYTERVFVVRTAIDMNVQRAAEEAVENQLRQFGRDYHATQAATVVADLDGGVRAMVGGRDYGASQFNRSTDAYRQPGSSFKPYVYTTALLNGYKPSSIVVDGPVCIGNWCPQNYGHSYSGSVTLTQAITRSINVVPVKLSIALGGKSPNPAKAGRVKITEVARKFGLTAPLPDTPSMPIGSDEVTVLEHAVAYATFPNKGKSVKPHSVLEVRTGAGDLVWRFDRDGKKPVQAIPASVAADMAWMMSHVVSEGTARRAALDGIPTAGKTGTTNAYRDAWFVGYTGNFTCAVWYGNDDYSPTNRMTGGSLPAQTWHDIMLVAHQGVEVKEIPGIGMGTKLPQPAQPANVAANGAARVLETKPGPPPVLTKRGADILVRVEKLLDEAGKAAGKTSSNDPKQPAKPVTSGALAFPENYIAAAGDQPAPAQRKN